Proteins encoded in a region of the Chondrinema litorale genome:
- a CDS encoding JAB domain-containing protein: MSYKKFDPNYVAEVKISYSSKVPASKRPTITSSASAAEILRKHWEPGQLGFVESFKILLLNRANKVLGIYTVSNGGISGTVADPKTIFIAALKSSSVSLVLCHNHPSSNTNPSQADINLTNKIKEAGKLLDIAVLDHIILTEENYFSFLDSGLL, translated from the coding sequence ATGTCTTACAAAAAATTTGATCCTAATTATGTAGCTGAAGTTAAAATATCTTATTCCTCAAAAGTTCCAGCTAGTAAAAGACCTACCATTACTTCTTCTGCTTCTGCAGCTGAAATCTTAAGAAAACACTGGGAACCTGGACAACTTGGCTTTGTTGAAAGTTTTAAAATTCTATTACTCAACCGTGCTAACAAAGTATTGGGTATTTACACTGTTTCTAATGGTGGCATTTCTGGTACTGTGGCTGATCCTAAAACAATCTTTATTGCAGCGCTAAAAAGTTCTTCTGTATCATTAGTACTTTGCCATAATCATCCGAGCTCCAACACTAATCCTAGCCAAGCTGATATAAATTTAACAAATAAAATCAAAGAAGCTGGTAAGCTGCTTGATATTGCTGTACTCGATCATATTATTCTAACAGAAGAAAATTACTTCTCTTTTCTTGACTCCGGGTTATTATAA